A single window of Dermochelys coriacea isolate rDerCor1 chromosome 14, rDerCor1.pri.v4, whole genome shotgun sequence DNA harbors:
- the LOC119842869 gene encoding C-type lectin domain family 2 member D-like isoform X2: MTPPLGLDSQHRPGSLTAFHYPPWFEMSQKPGAQGLISPCSPRWQVSLTPRVTVSFSVWRPKLPSADLGPPAGPTCPDGWIGYRGKCCYFSEAKRNWTYSLTNCSALSASLAEINSKQEMAFVMRYKGKFDHWIGLRRDPRQLWKWANGTKFNNLFPIGGGGGGDCAYLNDPSGVSSLRCTSKRHWICTKPDAFTKAQEDAVEGG, encoded by the exons ATGACCCCCCCTCTGGGGCTGGATTCCCAGCATCGTCCTGGCTCCCTCACGGCCTTTCATTACCCACCCTGGTTCGAGATGTCTCAGAAGCCTGGGGCGCAGGGGCTGATCTCCCCATGTTCTCCTCGTTGGCAGGTCTCACTCACACCACGTGTTACTGTCTCATTCTCAGTGTGGAGACCTAAGCTTccgtcagctgatctgggcccccctgctggccccacatgCCCAGACGGCTGGATCGGATACCGAGGGAAATGCTGCTATTTCTCTGAGGCCAAAAGGAACTGGACCTACAGCCTGACCAACTGCTCTGCACTCAGCGCCTCTCTGGCTGAGATCAACAGTAAGCAGGAAATG GCTTTCGTGATGCGCTATAAAGGCAAATTTGACCACTGGATTGGCCTCCGGAGGGACCCTAGGCAGCTCTGGAAATGGGCCAATGGCACTAAATTCAACAACCT GTTTCcgataggaggaggaggaggaggagactgcGCGTATCTGAATGATCCGAGTGGGGTCAGCAGCTTGCGATGCACCAGTAAGAGACACTGGATCTGCACCAAACCCGATGCCTTTACAAAGGCACAGGAGGATGCAGTGGAAGGGGGCTGA